A part of Vigna radiata var. radiata cultivar VC1973A chromosome 11, Vradiata_ver6, whole genome shotgun sequence genomic DNA contains:
- the LOC106776624 gene encoding BTB/POZ and TAZ domain-containing protein 4 has product MLSINSSYDSKTSYNSKSRRQNNNDPSSRKDLWERLFYQGYKADVCINTNSGVVYAHSNIIAMASPVLRGMLKQARRHGRWRTISIIGVPHDAVQVFIRYLYTYSYEKEDMDEFVLHLLVLSHVYMVPHLKCECEQKLELGLLTMDNLVDVFQLALLCDAPRLSLICHRKILKNFKVVSKSEGWKSMKLSHPFLEKEIIESMINEENIKKERMRKMNERKVYLQLYEAMEALVHICKDGCRTIGPYDKDLRANQPCKYSACNGLELLVRHFAACKLRVPGGCVHCKRMWQLFELHSRLCVIPNDCKVPLCRNFKERISKQSKKDEIRWKILVENILRTKGINIASCFLRQ; this is encoded by the exons ATGCTATCAATCAATTCATCTTATGATAGTAAGACATCTTATAATTCAAAATCAAGAAGACAAAACAACAACGACCCTTCATCAAGAAAGGATTTATGGGAGCGCCTTTTCTATCAAGGTTATAAAGCAGATGTTTGCATTAACACTAATAGTGGTGTTGTTTATGCTCATTCTAACATTATT GCCATGGCTTCTCCTGTATTGAGAGGCATGTTAAAGCAAGCACGTCGACATGGACGATGGCGAACAATATCAATCATTGGGGTTCCACATGATGCAGTCCAAGTTTTTATTCGATATTTGTACACTTATAG ttacGAGAAagaagatatggatgaatttgTTCTACATTTGTTGGTGTTGTCGCATGTATACATGGTTCCTCACTTGAAGTGTGAATGTGAACAAAAACTAGAATTGGGTTTACTCACCATGGATAACTTGGTTGACGTGTTTCAACTAGCATTGTTATGTGATGCTCCAAGACTTAGTCTCATTTGTCATCGCAAGATATTGAAAAACTTCAAAGTTGTTTCAAAGTCAGAAGGATGGAAATCAATGAAGTTAAGTCACCCATTTCTAGAAAAGGAAATTATAGAGTCAAtgataaatgaagaaaat ataaaaaaggaaaggatgagaaaaatgaatgaaagaaaggTATATCTACAATTGTATGAAGCCATGGAAGCTCTTGTTCATATATGTAAAGATGGTTGTCGAACTATTGGTCCTTATGACAAAGATCTTCGAGCAAACCAACCATGTAAGTATTCAGCATGCAACGGATTAGAGTTGCTTGTTCGTCATTTTGCTGCATGTAAGTTGAGAGTTCCCGGAGGTTGTGTTCATTGCAAGAGGATGTGGCAATTATTCGAGTTACACTCTCGATTATGTGTTATTCCGAACGATTGTAAAGTTCCTTTATGCAG GAACTTTAAGGAACGAATATCAAAACAAAGCAAGAAAGATGAAATTAGGTGGAAAATATTGGTTGAAAATATCTTGAGAACAAAAGGAATCAATATAGCATCATGTTTTTTGCGACAATGA
- the LOC106777755 gene encoding formin-like protein 6: MKAPHLSLFYFYILLLTLFLFLSIPVNTAKRVNTSTSANESGTRRILHQPLFPASSAPPPPLPVESPPSPEGGNIPFFHEYPAGPPPDQSQAAPSSSNTSIANPTATQPTKGTKKVAIAISVGIVTLGMLSALAFFLYKHRAKHPVESQKLVAGSGNNNNNSHISNRNEVDSTAPPSSFLYIGTVEPTRASTNDSRDNRDVNKANRSPYHKLKRSDRYRPSPELQPMPPLSKPPDGNYPPAVSSSSESDEESRGTVFHSPQNSSVDGYYTPASRQSSLVNGSPAKRDMNSTPTPVVPFSKRTSPKSRVSAPSPEIRRVIIPSIKQPPPPSPPPPKHSRKPKFSAPPPPPNLKHLQSTTDTVSHVSNSLFNPPPPPPPPPPPPPPPPPPRKSESPAVSVSSNSASVKRQSLSPIEGSVTKGSEEVEQSVSSSERLEANDRDGAKPKLKALHWDKVRATSDRATVWDQIKSSSFQLNEDMMESLFGCKATNSAPKEPPRKSVLPSVDQENRVLDPKKSQNIAILLRALNVTREEVSEALLDGNPEGLGTELLETLVKMAPTKEEEIKLKNYDGDLSKLGSAERFLKAVLDIPFAFKRVEAMLYRANFDAEINYLRKSFQTMEAASGELKNSRLFLKLLEAVLRTGNRMNVGTNRGDAKAFKLETLLKLVDIKGIDGKTTLLHFVVQEIIRSEGAGAESANENVKMDSKFNEDEFKKQGLQVVAGLSRDLSNVKKAAGMDSDVLSSYLSKLETGLDKVRLVLQYEKPDVLGNFFNSTKLFLKYAEDEIVRIKADERKALYLVKEVTEYFHGNAAKEEAHPLRIFMIVRDFLSILDLVCKEVEKMHDKIVGGSGRSFRIPPNVSLPVLNRYSHPKQDRSSDEESSSP, from the exons ATGAAAGCTCCTCACTTGAGCCTCTTCTACTTCTACATCCTCCTCCTCACACTGTTCCTCTTCCTATCCATACCAGTCAACACTGCAAAAAGGGTCAATACTAGTACCAGCGCTAATGAATCTGGCACAAGAAGAATTCTGCACCAGCCATTGTTCCCGGCGAGTTCGGCACCACCGCCACCACTTCCGGTGGAGAGTCCTCCCTCGCCGGAAGGCGGAAACATCCCCTTCTTCCACGAGTACCCGGCGGGGCCCCCACCGGATCAGAGCCAAGCAGCCCCGTCCAGTTCCAACACTTCAATTGCAAACCCAACTGCAACACAACCCACAAAGGGAACAAAGAAGGTAGCAATCGCGATCTCAGTGGGGATTGTGACCCTTGGAATGCTATCAGCGTTGGCCTTCTTTTTGTACAAACACAGAGCCAAACACCCGGTGGAGTCTCAGAAACTGGTCGCTGGGAGTGggaataacaataacaatagcCATATCTCAAACAGAAACGAGGTTGATTCAACTGCGCCACCGTCGAGTTTCCTCTACATTGGGACAGTGGAACCCACGCGAGCCTCTACCAACGACTCGCGAGACAACAGAGATGTTAATAAGGCCAACAGATCGCCGTATCACAAGCTTAAGCGATCCGATCGCTACCGTCCAAGTCCTGAATTGCAGCCAATGCCGCCGCTCAGTAAGCCTCCCGACGGTAACTACCCGCCGGCGGTCTCCTCCTCATCGGAGTCCGATGAGGAAAGCCGCGGCACGGTGTTTCACTCACCGCAGAACTCGTCGGTCGATGGATACTACACGCCGGCTTCGCGGCAGAGCTCTCTTGTCAACGGAAGTCCCGCGAAGCGTGACATGAATTCCACGCCCACACCCGTTGTTCCGTTTTCCAAGAGAACTTCCCCCAAGTCACGGGTTTCGGCACCCTCGCCGGAGATACGCCGTGTCATCATTCCGTCTATAAAGCAGCCCCCTCCACCGTCGCCGCCGCCCCCTAAGCATTCCAGAAAGCCGAAATTTTCGGCGCCTCCCCCACCTCCGAATTTGAAGCATCTTCAGTCAACAACCGACACTGTTTCGCACGTGTCAAATAGTTTATTCAATCCTCctccaccacctccaccaccgCCTCCACCTCCGCCTCCTCCACCGCCGCCGCGAAAATCAGAGTCTCCGGCTGTTAGTGTCTCCTCTAATTCTGCATCTGTAAAGAGGCAGTCTTTATCACCAATTGAAGGCAGTGTAACGAAAGGTTCAGAAGAGGTTGAACAGAGTGTGAGCTCTTCCGAGAGGCTTGAAGCCAATGACAGGGATGGAGCCAAACCAAAATTAAAGGCTCTGCATTGGGATAAAGTGCGTGCAACCTCAGACCGTGCTACAGTGTGGGACCAGATAAAATCAAGCTCGTTTCA gTTAAATGAGGACATGATGGAATCGTTGTTTGGATGCAAAGCCACGAATTCTGCTCCGAAAGAACCTCCCAGAAAATCAGTTCTTCCTTCTGTTGATCAGGAGAACAGGGTGTTAGACCCGAAGAAGTCACAGAACATAGCTATACTGCTCAGGGCTTTGAATGTGACCAGAGAGGAGGTGTCTGAAGCTCTTTTAGATG GGAATCCTGAAGGTTTGGGCACTGAACTATTGGAAACACTAGTAAAGATGGCTCCGACTAAAGAAGAAGAGATAAAGCTTAAAAACTACGACGGTGATCTCTCAAAACTGGGATCTGCAGAAAGGTTTCTTAAAGCAGTGCTTGATATCCCTTTTGCCTTTAAAAGAGTTGAAGCTATGCTCTACAGAGCCAACTTTGATGCAGAAATTAACTACCTTAGAAAGTCTTTTCAAACCATGGAG GCTGCAAGTGGTGAATTAAAGAACAGCCGCTTATTCCTCAAACTCCTTGAAGCTGTTCTAAGGACGGGAAACAGAATGAATGTTGGCACTAATAGAGGGGATGCTAAAGCTTTCAAACTGGAGACACTCTTGAAACTAGTAGATATAAAGGGAATAGATGGAAAAACCACATTGCTCCACTTTGTGGTTCAAGAGATCATTAGATCTGAAGGTGCAGGAGCTGAATCTGCAAATGAGAATGTGAAAATGGATTCCAAATTTAATGAGGATGAGTTTAAGAAGCAAGGATTGCAGGTTGTGGCAGGGCTTAGTAGAGATCTTAGTAATGTAAAAAAAGCAGCTGGAATGGATTCAGATGTCTTGAGCAGCTATCTTTCAAAGCTTGAAACAGGGCTTGATAAAGTGCGATTGGTTTTGCAATATGAAAAGCCAGATGTGCTTGGCAATTTCTTTAATTCTACGAAGCTATTTCTGAAATATGctgaagatgaaattgtaaggATTAAAGCGGATGAGAGAAAAGCTTTGTATCTTGTAAAAGAAGTCACGGAATACTTTCATGGGAATGCAGCAAAGGAAGAAGCCCACCCTCTCAGAATTTTCATGATTGTAAGAGACTTTCTGAGTATTTTGGATCTAGTGTGCAAAGAAGTGGAAAAAATGCATGATAAAATTGTTGGTGGTTCTGGCAGATCTTTCCGAATACCTCCAAATGTATCATTACCTGTTCTCAATAGGTACAGCCATCCAAAGCAGGATAGAAGCTCAGACGAGGAAAGTTCATCCCCCTAG
- the LOC106776625 gene encoding uncharacterized protein LOC106776625 — protein MSQSQSSSCCCQGVSCRSCHSSHGAGSMGVGIVPICNYGERTVVKMARTSKNPGKYFWGCRNYKSGAGNVTWCNYFKWCNEEEVDEKDVIIGRLRSKICNMEKTVKALKRRIHLLVSVMCVVIVLIIVMLCG, from the exons ATGTCTCAATCgcaatcttcttcttgttgttgcCAGGGCGTGAGCTGCCGAAGTTGTCATTCCTCACATGGTGCTGGTTCAATGGGGGTAGGGATAGTTCCAATTTGCAATTATGGTGAGAGGACAGTAGTAAAAATGGCTAGAACTTCAAAGAATCctggaaaatatttttggggTTGTCGTAACTACAAG AGTGGAGCTGGAAATGTGACGTGGTGTAACTATTTCAAGTGGTGcaatgaagaagaagttgatgaaAAGGATGTTATCATTGGTAGGCTAAGGAGCAAGATTTGTAATATGGAGAAGACGGTGAAAGCTTTGAAGAGAAGGATCCACTTATTAGTATCAGTGATGTGTGTTGTTATTGTACTGATCATAGTGATGTTGTGTGGGTAA